GCGCGACCTTCATGATGATGGAAACAATCTTCATAATGACGGTATTGATATCTTCCAACAGCGACGCGATGCGTTTACCCGCCTGCTCCGATTGTCCAATGGCAATACCGGCGATAATCGCCATCACGATCAGCGCAAGAATATTGGACTTAGAGAACAGCCCGATAAAATCGCTAGTGGTGATCATGCTGACAAAGTCCATCTTTCCGCTCCCTGCCTGTACAGACTGAGAGAGATCGATAGTGACGCCTTGCGCCGGGTTATACCAAAGCGCGAGCGCCACAATCCCGGCTGCTGGAATAAACGCCATCGCGATAGAAACAATAAAGATAATTGCCATAATACGCCCCAGCCTTTTCAGGTCGGTCATACTGGCAATAGAGGACATCACGCTGATACCCACCAGCGGAACGATAATCATAAATAACAGGTTTAGAAATATCTGACCGACTGGCTGCAATTTGCTTGCTAATGCCGGAGCGTAAATACCTAACAGCCCACCAGCAACCAGAGCGGATAAAAGAATAATAGAAGATTTGTAGGGTTCGAGTCGTGTCCACATAACCGGCACCTTTTAATTTAAATTATTTTAAATGAGATTAAATTCACAATTTGGTAATGACTCCAACTTAATGATAGTGTTTTATGTTCAGATAATGCCCGATGACCTTGTCATGCAGCTCCACCGATTTTGAGAACGACAGTGACTTCCGTCCCAGCCTTGCCAGATGTTGTCTCAGATTCAGGTTATGTCGCTCAATGCGCTGAGTGTAACGCTTGCTGATAACGTGCAGCTTTCCCTTCAGGCGGGATTCATACAGCGGCCAGCCATCCGTCATCCATACCACGACCTCAAAGGCCGACAGCAGGCTCAGAAGACGCTCCAGTGTGGCCAGAGTGCGTTCACCGAATACGTGCGCCACAACCGTCTTCCGGAGCCTGTCATACGCGTAAAACAGCCAGCGCTGGCGCGATTTAGCCCCGACGTATCCCCACTGTTCGTCCATTTCCGCGCAGACGATGACGTCACTGCCCGGCTGTATGCGCGAGGTTACCGACTGCGGCCTGAGTTTTTTAAATGGCGGAAAATCGTGTTGAGGCCAACGCCCATAATGCGGGCGGTTG
This Klebsiella sp. RHBSTW-00484 DNA region includes the following protein-coding sequences:
- a CDS encoding IS1 family transposase (programmed frameshift); this encodes MASVSISCPSCSATDGVVRNGKSTAGHQRYLCSHCRKTWQLQFTYTASQPGTHQKIIDMAMNGVGCRATARIMGVGLNTIFRHFKKLRPQSVTSRIQPGSDVIVCAEMDEQWGYVGAKSRQRWLFYAYDRLRKTVVAHVFGERTLATLERLLSLLSAFEVVVWMTDGWPLYESRLKGKLHVISKRYTQRIERHNLNLRQHLARLGRKSLSFSKSVELHDKVIGHYLNIKHYH